The Rickettsia helvetica genome has a segment encoding these proteins:
- the rplA gene encoding 50S ribosomal protein L1, with the protein MSNKKDVAVKISGGKKIREAREKVKSDTLYNLINAVERLKSASYVKFDPTLEIVMKLGIDPRHSDQMVRGVVNLPAGTGKTVRVAVICKEEREEEAKSARADLVGSTNIIDEIKAGKINFDVCIATPDMMAAIGSVARILGPRGLMPNPKLGTVTLDIKNAIKNAKSGQVEYRAEKAGIIHAGLGKLSFSDQDLLKNLNAFIKAVIKAKPAGLKGSYLKAVYLSSTMGASVQIDLTSIA; encoded by the coding sequence ATGTCAAATAAGAAAGATGTTGCCGTAAAAATTAGCGGCGGTAAAAAAATAAGAGAAGCTAGAGAAAAAGTAAAATCAGATACTTTATATAATTTAATAAATGCAGTTGAACGATTAAAATCAGCATCATATGTTAAATTTGATCCAACCTTAGAAATAGTTATGAAGCTTGGAATTGATCCTAGACATTCCGATCAAATGGTACGCGGCGTAGTTAATTTACCTGCCGGTACAGGCAAAACCGTAAGAGTTGCCGTCATTTGTAAAGAAGAAAGAGAAGAGGAAGCTAAAAGTGCGAGAGCAGATTTAGTAGGTTCAACAAATATCATTGATGAAATTAAAGCAGGGAAAATTAATTTCGATGTATGTATAGCTACTCCCGATATGATGGCAGCTATAGGTTCAGTTGCAAGAATTTTAGGACCAAGAGGTTTAATGCCTAACCCTAAACTTGGTACCGTAACTTTAGATATTAAAAATGCTATTAAAAATGCTAAAAGCGGTCAGGTAGAATATAGAGCAGAGAAAGCAGGTATAATTCATGCAGGGCTTGGAAAATTATCTTTCTCAGACCAAGATTTATTAAAAAATTTAAATGCGTTTATTAAAGCAGTAATTAAAGCGAAACCTGCCGGATTAAAAGGAAGTTATTTAAAAGCAGTGTATTTATCTTCTACTATGGGAGCATCGGTACAAATAGATTTAACTAGTATAGCATAA
- the rplK gene encoding 50S ribosomal protein L11, whose product MSQKAIKGYINLIIPAAGAAPAPPIGPALGQRKVNIVAFCKDFNDATQGMEKGIPLPTVITVYEDSSFSFKIKTPPASYFLKKYAKITKGSSATKKEAIVGKVTMDDCREIAKLKMPDLNTKNIEAATKIICGSATSMGLEVVGN is encoded by the coding sequence ATGTCTCAGAAAGCAATAAAAGGTTATATTAACTTGATAATTCCGGCTGCCGGCGCCGCTCCTGCTCCTCCTATAGGACCGGCCCTAGGGCAAAGAAAAGTTAATATTGTAGCATTTTGTAAAGATTTTAATGATGCTACGCAAGGTATGGAAAAAGGAATACCTCTGCCAACCGTAATTACCGTTTATGAAGATAGTAGTTTTTCTTTTAAAATAAAAACTCCTCCTGCTTCTTACTTTTTAAAGAAGTATGCTAAAATTACTAAAGGTTCTAGTGCTACTAAAAAAGAAGCCATAGTAGGCAAAGTTACTATGGATGATTGTCGTGAAATTGCAAAGTTAAAAATGCCTGATTTAAATACAAAAAATATTGAAGCAGCAACAAAAATTATTTGTGGTAGTGCTACATCTATGGGACTTGAAGTGGTAGGGAATTAA
- the nusG gene encoding transcription termination/antitermination protein NusG, whose amino-acid sequence MTEQSIDNILPSSEKNVKQWYVVHTASGAEKRIKEDMLRKIAKQKMTDFFEDILIPVFGVSEVKRGKNIEVEKKLMPSYILIKMNMTDKSWHLVKNIPGVTGFLGSKTTPKALTESEIQNIFNNLEAEAKEAKNSKLYEVGEIVTVTDGPFETFIGTVEEIDQEKNRLKVSVSIFGKATPIELNFNQVKKND is encoded by the coding sequence GTGACAGAACAGAGTATAGATAATATATTGCCTTCTTCTGAAAAAAATGTAAAGCAGTGGTATGTGGTACATACGGCATCGGGAGCAGAGAAACGCATTAAAGAAGATATGCTTAGAAAAATCGCTAAACAGAAAATGACGGATTTTTTTGAAGATATATTAATACCTGTTTTTGGAGTTTCTGAAGTTAAACGCGGTAAAAATATCGAGGTAGAAAAAAAACTAATGCCGAGTTATATCTTGATAAAGATGAATATGACTGATAAATCTTGGCATTTAGTGAAAAATATACCTGGAGTAACCGGCTTTTTAGGAAGCAAAACCACGCCAAAAGCTCTTACAGAAAGCGAAATACAAAATATTTTTAATAATTTGGAAGCAGAAGCTAAAGAAGCAAAGAATTCTAAATTGTATGAAGTCGGTGAAATAGTGACTGTTACAGATGGTCCTTTTGAAACTTTCATAGGTACAGTAGAAGAAATAGATCAAGAAAAAAATAGGTTAAAAGTTTCAGTGTCAATATTTGGTAAAGCAACTCCAATAGAACTAAATTTTAATCAAGTAAAGAAAAATGATTAA
- the secE gene encoding preprotein translocase subunit SecE, whose product MFKEYKIYKFFEQVKQETYKVVWPTRKELVASTLVVVVAVFIFSLICLVLDYSIHNIMQLLLNIGK is encoded by the coding sequence ATGTTTAAAGAATATAAAATTTATAAGTTTTTTGAACAAGTTAAACAAGAAACTTATAAGGTAGTTTGGCCAACTAGAAAAGAGCTTGTTGCTTCAACATTAGTAGTGGTAGTAGCAGTTTTTATTTTTAGCCTAATTTGTTTGGTGCTTGATTATAGTATACATAACATAATGCAGCTTTTGCTTAATATCGGCAAATAG
- the fusA gene encoding elongation factor G — protein sequence MSKINKLEHIRNIGICAHIDAGKTTTTERILYYTGKSHKIGEVHEGGATMDWMEQEQERGITITSAATTCRWQDKIINIIDTPGHVDFTIEVERSLRVLDGAVAVFDGVAGVEPQSETVWRQADKYNVPRMCFVNKMDRMGADFYRCVEMIKDRLGAKPLVIQLPVGIEENFKGIIDLVKMKAVIWKDESLGAKYFEEHIPADMKDKAEEYRAKLLDMVVELDDHVMEKYLSGEEVTEEEIKRLIRNGTISAAFYPVLCGSAFKNKGVQPLLDAVVDFLPSPIDIGIVKGMEVNTGEEKDFPISVTEPFAALAFKIMNDPFVGSLTFIRIYSGKITSGTTVINTVKNKREKIGRMLLMHANNREDVKEASAGDIVALAGLKDTTTGDTLSDIDKQVILERMEFPEPVIELAVEPKSTADQEKMGLALSRLAAEDPSFRVSTDHETGQTVIKGMGELHLEIIIDRMRREFKVEANIGVPQVAYRETITKACEIDYTHKKQSGGAGQFARVKIIFEPLKEVKDLKDEDKNKTFVFESKIVGGAVPKEYIPGVEKGLNNIRETGVIAGYPMIDFKATLVDGAFHDVDSSVLAFEIAAKAAFREGMPKGNPKLLEPIMKVEVITPDEYMGDIIGDLNSRRGQIQSMDPRGNAQVVTANVPLAEMFGYVNMLRSLSQGRAQFSMIFSHYDQVPSQVADIIKAKK from the coding sequence ATGAGTAAAATAAATAAACTTGAGCATATTCGTAATATCGGTATATGTGCTCACATTGATGCTGGTAAAACCACAACTACCGAACGTATTTTATATTATACTGGTAAATCACATAAAATAGGTGAAGTTCATGAGGGCGGTGCTACCATGGACTGGATGGAGCAAGAGCAAGAACGCGGTATAACCATTACCTCAGCTGCTACTACTTGTAGATGGCAAGATAAAATAATTAATATTATCGATACTCCCGGACACGTTGACTTTACTATCGAAGTAGAGCGTTCGCTTCGTGTTCTTGACGGTGCGGTTGCAGTATTTGACGGTGTAGCAGGTGTTGAACCGCAGTCAGAAACGGTTTGGAGGCAAGCAGATAAATATAATGTTCCTAGAATGTGTTTTGTCAATAAAATGGACAGAATGGGAGCAGATTTTTATAGATGCGTTGAAATGATCAAAGATCGTTTAGGAGCAAAACCGCTTGTTATTCAGTTGCCTGTAGGGATTGAAGAAAATTTTAAAGGTATAATTGATCTTGTTAAAATGAAAGCAGTGATTTGGAAAGATGAATCACTTGGAGCTAAGTATTTTGAAGAACATATACCTGCTGATATGAAAGATAAAGCTGAAGAATATCGTGCTAAATTACTTGATATGGTTGTTGAGTTAGATGATCATGTTATGGAAAAATATTTATCAGGTGAAGAAGTAACAGAAGAAGAGATAAAAAGATTAATCCGAAATGGGACTATTTCAGCAGCTTTTTATCCGGTTTTATGCGGTAGTGCTTTTAAAAATAAAGGAGTGCAACCTTTACTTGATGCCGTAGTTGATTTCCTACCTTCGCCTATTGATATAGGTATAGTAAAAGGTATGGAAGTAAATACCGGTGAAGAAAAAGATTTCCCTATTTCAGTAACTGAGCCGTTTGCAGCTTTAGCATTTAAAATTATGAATGACCCGTTTGTTGGTTCATTAACTTTTATTAGAATATATTCAGGTAAAATTACTTCAGGAACAACTGTTATTAATACCGTAAAGAATAAAAGAGAAAAAATCGGTAGAATGCTATTAATGCATGCTAATAATCGTGAAGACGTAAAAGAAGCATCAGCAGGTGATATAGTAGCTTTAGCAGGTCTTAAAGATACTACCACCGGTGATACGTTATCTGATATTGATAAGCAAGTAATCTTAGAAAGAATGGAATTTCCAGAGCCGGTAATTGAGCTTGCAGTAGAACCTAAATCAACAGCCGATCAAGAAAAAATGGGCTTAGCACTTTCTCGTTTGGCAGCCGAAGATCCATCATTTAGAGTTTCAACAGATCATGAAACAGGACAAACAGTGATAAAAGGAATGGGAGAACTCCATTTAGAAATTATCATTGATCGTATGAGAAGAGAGTTTAAGGTTGAAGCAAATATTGGAGTTCCTCAAGTAGCATATCGCGAGACTATAACAAAAGCTTGCGAAATTGATTATACCCATAAGAAACAATCTGGCGGTGCAGGACAATTTGCTCGTGTAAAAATTATTTTTGAGCCTCTAAAAGAGGTAAAAGATCTAAAAGATGAGGATAAAAATAAAACTTTTGTCTTTGAAAGTAAAATCGTCGGCGGTGCCGTGCCTAAAGAATATATACCAGGTGTTGAAAAAGGATTAAATAATATTAGAGAAACCGGTGTTATTGCCGGTTATCCTATGATTGATTTTAAAGCGACTTTAGTTGACGGTGCGTTTCATGATGTAGATTCTAGTGTACTTGCATTTGAGATTGCTGCAAAGGCAGCATTTAGAGAAGGAATGCCGAAAGGTAATCCTAAATTACTTGAGCCAATTATGAAAGTTGAAGTTATCACTCCTGATGAATATATGGGTGATATTATAGGCGATTTAAATAGTCGTAGAGGGCAAATTCAAAGCATGGATCCAAGAGGGAATGCTCAAGTAGTTACTGCGAATGTTCCTTTAGCGGAAATGTTTGGTTATGTTAATATGCTTAGGTCTTTATCTCAAGGTAGAGCTCAGTTTAGTATGATATTTTCTCATTATGATCAAGTGCCAAGTCAGGTAGCTGATATTATTAAAGCTAAAAAATAA
- the rpsG gene encoding 30S ribosomal protein S7, whose product MSRRHAAEKRVVLPDMKYNSILLSRFINNIMKEGKKALAEKIVYSAFNKIEKKHRVDPYQTFNNAMHNVKPHLEVTSVRVGGANYQVPTHVDERRGYALASRWIINAASKRSEKMMIDKLAEELFEASNNRGVAIKKKEDTHKMAEANKAFSHFSPKKMK is encoded by the coding sequence ATGTCACGTCGTCACGCCGCGGAAAAGCGAGTAGTTTTACCTGATATGAAATATAACAGTATTTTACTGTCAAGATTTATCAATAATATTATGAAAGAAGGGAAGAAAGCCCTTGCAGAGAAAATTGTTTATTCAGCCTTTAATAAAATTGAAAAGAAGCATAGAGTCGATCCGTATCAAACCTTTAATAATGCTATGCATAACGTAAAGCCGCATTTAGAAGTAACTTCAGTTAGGGTTGGAGGAGCTAATTATCAAGTTCCGACGCATGTTGATGAAAGAAGAGGATATGCTCTTGCTAGCCGTTGGATTATTAATGCTGCGTCAAAACGTTCTGAAAAAATGATGATTGATAAACTTGCCGAAGAGCTGTTTGAAGCTTCTAATAATAGAGGCGTTGCCATTAAGAAGAAAGAAGATACTCATAAAATGGCTGAAGCTAATAAAGCTTTCTCTCATTTTAGCCCTAAAAAAATGAAATAA
- the rpsL gene encoding 30S ribosomal protein S12 encodes MPTYNQLVRFGRKSKTRKTKSPALESNPFKSGVCLVVKTVTPKKPNSALRKIATVRLSNKRTVNAYIPGEKHSVKEHDRVLVRGGQVPDLPGVKYHIVLGAYDIAGVKGRKQGRSRYGAPRKQVAVTKK; translated from the coding sequence ATGCCGACATATAATCAATTAGTACGTTTTGGGAGAAAGTCAAAAACTCGTAAGACCAAATCTCCTGCCTTAGAATCTAATCCTTTTAAAAGCGGTGTTTGCTTAGTTGTAAAAACCGTTACCCCTAAAAAGCCTAACTCTGCACTTCGTAAGATCGCAACGGTGCGTTTAAGTAATAAAAGAACCGTAAATGCATATATTCCTGGTGAAAAGCATAGTGTAAAGGAGCATGATAGGGTGTTAGTAAGAGGCGGTCAGGTTCCTGATCTTCCGGGGGTGAAATATCATATCGTACTCGGTGCTTATGATATTGCCGGAGTTAAAGGACGTAAGCAAGGTCGTTCACGTTACGGTGCTCCTCGTAAACAAGTTGCAGTTACAAAAAAATAA
- a CDS encoding amino acid ABC transporter permease produces the protein MFEYLIKFYPKILFIVEGTLVTLKYSVIAVIFGLVIGMLLAICKVNKNRSIRFFADLYTSIFRGTPLLIQLSIIYFASPYIIGIKFSVFMAGAISFSLNSGAYVSEVIRAGINAVDKGQFEAAEALAIPRFLIMKDIILPQAVKNIFPLLVNELINLIKESAIISMIGEVDLMRRAQIVSLETYNYFFPMLVAACCYYILVMLISFIAKILEKKMIVN, from the coding sequence ATGTTTGAGTATTTAATAAAATTCTATCCAAAAATCCTTTTCATTGTAGAGGGGACTTTGGTAACTTTAAAATATAGCGTTATTGCTGTTATATTCGGTTTAGTGATAGGGATGCTGCTCGCTATTTGTAAGGTAAATAAGAATCGTAGCATAAGATTTTTTGCTGATTTATATACTTCTATTTTTAGAGGGACGCCTTTATTAATTCAGCTAAGTATTATTTATTTTGCCTCGCCTTATATAATAGGTATTAAATTTAGCGTGTTTATGGCGGGAGCTATTTCTTTTTCGCTGAATTCGGGAGCATATGTTTCAGAAGTAATTAGGGCGGGGATTAATGCGGTTGATAAAGGACAGTTTGAAGCGGCTGAAGCTCTTGCTATCCCAAGGTTTTTAATAATGAAAGATATAATCTTGCCGCAAGCAGTTAAAAATATTTTTCCGTTATTAGTAAACGAGCTTATTAATTTAATTAAAGAATCGGCGATTATTTCTATGATCGGTGAGGTGGATTTAATGCGTAGAGCACAAATTGTGTCACTTGAAACATATAATTACTTTTTTCCAATGCTTGTTGCTGCGTGCTGTTATTATATTTTAGTGATGTTAATCAGCTTTATAGCAAAAATACTTGAGAAAAAAATGATTGTTAATTAA